ttgggggttgagatggaacagtcatttgacttttggacttatctgtaggtaagggcattgtccacCCAGTAcggaggattgttttcatcctggctgtattattatgaataattatatttaccCATCCTTCCCAGCATGGGGGTTCAGCTGAAGCCTCCCAGCAGATCTGAGGGCTCACAAGCATTTTCACCCCACAGTTTGCAAACAGGGGAAGTAAAGTATCAAGGGTTTAGGTGCTTGGGGGAAACAGGCAGCACCCAGGTGTCCTCCTTCCAGCTGGGGAGGCAAGGAGGTGGCTGGGCTTGGAGGTTTCCTCcatgcaggatttgctctgtatgctctggggagaaggaggaaggtcggggagatgcaggagatgccACTCCTCCTAACAGAAAACAGGTTTCCAGTAACTGCAGTGGGTTTGCACCTTAATTATTTCCTTTGGCTCTGCTACTGGGAATGGTTGTGTCCTTAAAGTTGTTACAAGGgcaaaagagagaggaaaagcaatCCTGACATCCTGTCCACTGGGTCCAGATGTAGCTGGCAGAGTACAAATTAGTGGGTGGAGAATGGAATagcttaaaaagaaatttaatgagATCGGTATGCAGGCATCTGGTTCCTATCAATCATCATTTTGTGTGATATGCAATGGTAAATATCATCTTTTAATGACTCTGatggagaaaaaaagcccaaaccacacacacgcacacataATGATCCAAAAAACTCCCAGAGCCCAAGAGGTTTGAACTGTCAAAATTTTCTGCAGATGGAAAAACCCCAACAGACACCTCTTCTAAATCACCATTGttggattattttatttcttttctttttcctcctttcctctggTTATATTTAACCTTTGTGTTAAATTAATCTTCTCTGTTTATTAACAACTACCACTGAGTGAGCCTCCTTCCCTCTTCTTTGTGGTTTGACAGCTCAAATATTTGCTCCAGGCTGAAGTTCTTGCTGCAGGCgcctgctgctctccaaggAGAGGTGGCTTTAGGTCTCTGGCCATCCATAGCTTTGCTCCTGAAGATGTTTTGGGCTCCTCTGTTTCAGTTCTCCACCAAAGAAATCCAGCAGACACAGGATTGAACGCACGAGCTGGGGGTTTGCTGGTTTTACATCCCCTGAGAAagctgctgggctcagctcccaTAGGGGCATCAGCCTGAGGGTCTGCAAAGCAGGGAAAGGTTGGAAACCAAGTGTTTGGATCCCTCATTGGTCTGGTCTCACGCAGGCTGGGGTATGTTGAGGGTTTAACCAGTCTTTGCTCCTGGAATATCTGGCCAAAAGTGGGCAGAGGTGGAGGTGATGGTCCCAGGGTCTCTTTTTGGCCCTTCTCTTGTTGGGGACGCACTGTAAATCCTCATGCTGCAGAGGTCAGTCCCCCCTTGCTATTCCCTTTGTGGTTCAGACCAGGAATTTTCCTCAACTCATTTGCCATGCCTTCAGAACATCCTGTCCTTCAGCTGAGGTGAAATACAGCTTTTCAGGGAGCTTCCTGTGGTTTGGGGCTCTGAGGCCGAGGCGTGCAGGGACCAGCTGGCAGCCTCCATTCCCTGCCTGGTCAGCAGGTCCCACTTCCAGTGACATCCCCTGCTCCCGGTGCCTGGGGGGAGCCTGTGAAGGGGAAAGatctgtggcaagcacatttctctctgtgcacctctatgaaaaatcctgagagggagagaaatgtgcttgccacaaagATCCACTAGCAGGGATGGTAAAACCCTTAGCTCTGACCCTGGCAGGATGATCCCTgttggagctggagctgccacaGCTGGAATAGAGgtggggagggatgggatgagggcagagggatgctgagtccagctggaaaaaaatgcttCCATTAAACCAGAGCGGAACATTTTCCCTTCTGAGGGGAGATGCCCAGGGCAGAAGTCTGAAATGCTGGGAATGATGTTATCCACGCAGCCTggccagctccatcccccagcagctctctgACAGCTCTGGGCTGAAGGACTGAGCATCTcggtggcagcaggagctgcagacagCCAGGCCTGGGAGTGATTCCTCTCGACAGGGACCAGATGTGTcaggaggagctgtgctggggggaGGAGGCTGCACAACAACAAGAGGAGTTTTGTCATGGGTCCCCTCTGGGTTTTAAAAGCAACACCTTGTCTCCCCCTTTCcaccttccttcctcccccacccTTTCTGCCACACATTCTTCACACCTCCAAAACCTATTTTGGGCCATCTGATGAATCCCAGCTGCCTTgggggagcagcagaagcgCTGGTGCACTCCAGGCACAGCTTCACTTCCTTGGCAATGCCCCCAAGCTTTCACAAGCCAAGGGAGcgggggaaggaagggaggggggggaaaggaggatAACAAACTGGTAAAGGAGCCTGGTACTCAATATTGTGATTATTCATGGAGTGGTGAGTGGGGAAGAGGATCCCACCTGGTTCTGGAGAGAATGGTGATGGTTGGAGGGAGAGGTGGGATGGGTTCAGGCTCCCGTGGTTTGGGGTGGTGCTTGGGAAGGGGGTTAGGGAGGGGAGCAGGAATGATGGGGGACAGCCTGGGAGCACTCTGCTGCCTCCTGAGCATCCTTCACCAGcccaggagccagggagggagCTGGCTGAAAGTGGGGAGCCAGCACTGACCTGGTTCTCTCCTGCGTAAGTTAGGTGGAAGGGGGTGGTTGAAGTGACTCAAGTCAGCCCCAGCTGCAATCCTGGCATGGGTGGTGTTGCCATTggtggctccagccctgctccttgtTGTGCCCTTCaactccctgtcccctccagccctccacttccctggggagctcagCATATCAGCTGTGAGCACAGCTTCATTTCTTTTGGCTGCATTTTATTGGGATTGATTTAATCCTGCAGAAAAGAGGGTCCCCAGGCCGCCCCACGGAGGGGCTGGTGAGTTTTTGGAGTATCCTTGTACTGGGAAAAATGTCCCAAATGAGCAGTGACATCAGCTCAGGCCTTAGGTCCCACTGGAGACTCTGGTGGGGCTGATCCACGAAGGGTGGGGCAGCTTGGACAAGGGGAGACTGTTCTGGGTGGCAATGCAGGAATGAAGCCCATGGGAGCAAGGAAGGGGGCAAGGAGAGGCTGGATGGGATAAAGAGAGGTTTTCATGCTCATCTCCAGCTCTCTGAGGCAGGATGTGATGTTTTGATATATGTGGGCACGTATGCAGCATCTGGCACGCCTGGGTGGCGTCTCTGGGCATCAAGAGCTCACTCTTGCTTCTGCTTTGAGGATGAGTATCCAGCTGTGATGACCTTGTAGCAGATGGGGTTTGGGGAAAAGGCATCAACCTGCTGGTTTTCAGACAgctgaatgctgcagctcctggggaatTGGGTAGGAAAatcagccctggctgtgtgagACGCAGGGGGTGGCTTCCAGCATCTCCATCCCCCGTGCTTTGCTTTAACCCCTCAGCCTGCTCTCCCCCTCCTGATGGCATTGCATTTCTGCTCTTTCTGGCAGGTTTTTTGTGAACTTCCCCTCAGCCAAGCAGTACTTCAGCCAGTTCAAGCACATGGAGGACCCGCTGGAGATGGAGAGGAGCTTGCAGCTGCGCAAGCACGCTCGGAGGGTCATGGGGGCCATCAACACTGTGGTGGAGAACCTCAACGACTCTGAAAAGGTCTCCTCTGTCCTGGCCCTGGTGGGCAAGGCCCATGCCCTCAAGCACAAAGTGGAGCCCATCTACTTTAAGGTAAAGGATAGGAGCAAAACAAGCTTTGGGCTGCTtcagggagagggcaggggagcaggagctgtggtgGGCTGGTGCTGCTTGGCCTTGGCTGGACCTGGGGGCTGCTCCCCACACTGCTGGAGGGTCCCGCTGTGCCACTGGCCTGTGGGGACCCCCATCCCCACACACAGCCAGTGCCAGGGCACCCAGtgcctccccctgcccagggcagcccacCTGGCTGTGCCCATGTTTGTGGCCGTGTCCCCCTTCTTCTGGAAATCAAGCACAACAGCAAGGACTCAATTAGTTGGCTAATTAGTccccctccagctctgcctgctttcTTTCTGATGGGaataaaaacaccaaaatcacAGGTTTGATCCCCACGTGGCCATTCACTCAAGAGTTGAACTAGATGGTTCTTacgggtcccttccaacctggagTATTCTCTAATTCTGTAAATAATTTGAGGTGCCCAGACTGGGGAGATTGTTGTTATTGGACATGAactgagtacacagaagcttggtatgtttaaaagagaaaaagagttaattttattgtttactttgtaatatatagaattttaaaaattacagtggattggaggatgaaattgctacCTCTCCAACCGCACTGGTTAAATTAACAGTTtgttaattttctctttttgcaaagaagaatgtaaagcaatcattatttacatgggCAGTGTGTGAGAGATCTAGCAGAAATATGTAAGCATCAGAAGGTatacaaaactttaaaaaaaactttaaaacttttaaaagaactataaaagaaaacttaacacttttaaaaatcagggcaacagggAGATGCCTCAACCTGCAAGGAgctccctcctctgctgcctgtcctgcctgcTCCCAGGGGTGTCAACAGACCTCCAGGACATCTGTGTCCTACAGACAGCAACAGGACCCGAGTGGTTTTGtagggaaaagcaaaaattgCTGTGAGCATCTCCCTGGAGAGGTATTAACCCCTTGCTTGCTGTCTGCCTCCCCTCAGAAACTCACTGGTGTCATGCTGGAGGTCATTGCTGAGGAATATCCCAACGATTTCACCCCGGAGGCACACGGAGCCTGGACCAAGATGAAAACCCTCATCTACAcccatgtgacagcagcctACAAGGAGGTGGGCTGGGCTCAGtaccccagtgccaccctgtgAGCGCCCAGGGGGCCAcgagaggggcagggagggcttCGCTCACCCCAGGACTTCACTCTGGTCTCTTCTCAAGGTCTTTGCTCGGTTTGGGGAGCCCGGTAGGGCCAGTTCTGTCAGCTGCCAAGTCACAATTTGATCTCCATGGGgtttaaaaacaaactaaacaagccaaaaaaaccacagaaccGTGAAGGGTGTGGGTGGGTCGAGGTGAAGCAGTTGCAGGGGACGCTGGAAGGGGATGCAGAGGGCGAGGGGAGAGCATTGGTTGTTGGCTCCATCTTCCTGTCCTGGCCTGTCCATCACCACCTCCCAAatcctgcacctcacctgcacCATCTCAAAGTCCCTTGCACAAGTGCTGCCGCCCTGGTCACTGAGGAACAACACAACCCTCATTTTCCATGTGAAGCTCCTGGGTAAACCTGGCTTTTGGGGGGCACACCTGGAGACCTCTGACTGGCACCGAGAACGCTTTGCTTTGCACTTTGGGGTATcacctggcagggctggcagccagaGCCACTCTGGGTGCTCCAGGTGGGCAGCAGCGCTCGCCTCTCCTGTCACCCGCAGTCCCTGGCCTTGGCTGGCTGCTGCAAacccccctgggctgggagaggagctcCCCCACAGCACCAGAgagggggaaggagggggaTGCCTTTGGGGGGATCCCTCATGGCTCGGAGCCTGGTGTGTAGGTGGGGTTCCTGTGTCATATGTGGGGAGCTGGTGAGTCCAGCCACTGCCATCCAGCTCCCTGAGGAGGGGCTTGGGTAGCACAGGATGTGCCCTGGCAGCTGGTGTGTGTGGGTCTGTCTGCCCAGCTTTGCCCTCTCTGTGAGAAGGGGGGTCAGGCTGTGACTAGGGGAAGGAAAGATGGCACAGACGTATCAGGAGGGATTTCTGGTTACGAGGAAAGGTCCCTTCTCTGTTAAAATTTAATAAACACCTTGTATAGAGCATATTCCTGCCCTCGTGGTGACACTGGGTTCCTCCAAATAAAGTGCCTGGCAGAAATCAGCCCACGCAGGAGCTGTGTCcctcctggggacagcagggctcctgcctgtgcctgacAAAGGCTTCTCCCACACCCCCCAGAACGTGgctgcagggcttggagcactcATCCCGCCTCCAACACCAACTCCTCCTGAACATCCAGGTCAGTCTGCCTggtttgtgcctcagtttcccctgcaGATATGAACAtgggaggaggagcagccctgTTGCCTCCTTGCCCACATGTGGTTGTATTTATCACATTTCTGGGAACTGAATGGCAAAGGATTGAGGATGAAATGTCAGATGTGCTGGGAATCTTTGGAATCCTTGCCACCCAATATTTCCCTAAAGGCCTCTGCTATTTTTAGAGCTCAAGCATTAAGGGCAATGTTATCTGTTGAAGTGGGAGGAGGGTTCCCTTCTGAGATTCCCTCTGGCCTCGCTCCACCGCTGTCCTGGAGAGCTGGCAGCTTCCTGAGAGAGACCAGCTCCTCTCCTGGatgccagctggacaggcaacaAGCCCACACTTCCAGCTGGGAtccccacagccaccctggggacatccctCCACTGTGGGGGCAGTGTCACTCCTCCAGAGCAGACAGACAGAAACTCCTGCTTTGCTCACCTGTGCTTTTAACCATCCCCAGGAACAGGTTTATTACGTCTCAAAATAGCCCCAGGACTCCAATAATGTCACTGCAGCCACTCTGGCCTTGCAGTTCTTTCCTTCCTGCATCCCACACTACCACTgatggagaggagcagcagggcctGGAGCAGTGGCATGTCCTGGGCACCCACGGAGAGCTGGGTGGCAATgacagctggggcacagctgtGCTTGGCATGGCAGCATGCAGGATCCAGGGGGACAGGCACAGGGTGACAAGTGGTGCTGCCTCGCTCATGGGGCGGGATGTCAGAGTCagcatccccaaaatccagcccagcagcccgcACTGGTGAAGGTGCCAAtggctgctgcctccagctcgCTCTGGAGTGTCACAGCAGaggggcagtgctgctgcctgggctggggatgGATGTTGGAAAAGCCTGTTCAGCCATTGCCTCCCCTCCAGCACAGGACTGGAGAGGGATCACTTGGATCGAGACTGTTAGGTGccatttgtgtgtgtgcacatcACGGGACTCACGAGCATGGCCTTGCTGACTGCTGCCaaggccttggggccagcagcACATATTTGTGAGGAGTTCATTTCTCTGAGGAGTTCATGTACTCCCTGTGCTCTGTGGATGCTGGGCCAGGGATGTTTCCGTCCAGGGATGTTTCATCTTTAGACAAAATTTGCACGTTAACCTTTGAGGTTAATAATCTCCAGgtgggaattttatttttgcagcgcaaatccttcccctccctccctccctacAACCAAACCTGGGCTCCCAGTCTGCAGAGAAGCTGCTTTGGAGCGTCTGGAAATCCTCCATGCTCATGCCCAACCTACCCGTGTGCCTTGGcttttggggagcagcagcagggaggtgcCCCCACCTCCCCATTAAACAGTGCTTtggtttctcctttctttttttacatcCCTAGAAAAAGCTGGCCCGTGGCCCCCTGCGCCCACGTGTGCGTGGGCtgggcttggggttttttccaggCACTTTTTCCTAAAGCAGATCCAGATGTGTGCAGCTGCTGTCCCTCGAGGAGCATCCCCCCCCCATCAGCCAAATTGCAGGCCACTCCAAAAGCTGCAAACAAAACCACGTTTATTTTTATCAGCTTCGTAGGAAGTAACACGGAGCAGGAGGGCGGCCGGGGCAAGGCtcgggaggggaggggaggggatgaAACGCCCACAGCAGAGGAGGCACTGCTGAAATCCAGCAACATTCTCATCTGGGGAGAGATGAAGATCAACAGAGTAAGGAAAAAGTACCATTCCAGAGTGACAGGGCTGATAAatgccatgtggaagagcagaAAGGGGACGGGGGGGACATGTTCTGGCTCTGTGCATGGctctgcagcacacacacacacacacacacacacacacacacacacacacatccatgcacagccattccctgtccctgccagcccacTGATGCCACCACAGCTGACTGGGGGCCCCTTTATCCCCCTTTTGTTCAGGTCTTGCTCTCTGGGGCTTGGCCTTTCACTTCCTGGCACACTTAGGCTGAGCTTTGCTCTCCTTGGTGCTGGCAGGTAGGGACCAACTTGCAAAGTCTTTTCCCCAAAGCTCACGGGTGAGAAGCTGAGGCATCACTGCCAGCACATGTTGGGGGCCAGCTGGTCTCTCCCCTGCCCGTGGaggatccctgtgccccccagacccagccaacCCCTGGCTTGGAGCTGTGATCCAGGTGGGAAAGCCTTTGTGCCCCCTGCCAGAGGCAGAGAAATGCTGAGGGAGGGAGGATTTGGCATCCCTGGGGCAGGGTCCTCCTTGAGCACCTGGTCCTGGTCTCTTTGGTAGCACCCCCTCACATCAACCTGCTGGTGTGTCCTCCCCTGAAGCTCAGGGTTTGTGCAGAGGGAGTTGAGCAGAGTGGGGGGCgctggggtgggatggagcAGATCCCACCCACCACGTGTCCCCCTCCACAGCCAACATCCACGGCAGTTTAGCTCTGCAGGCACCCAGCTGGAGAGACCCCCCAACACCACCAGAACCATTATGGGCCTCGTGCCACCAACCTCTTCTTCTCTTGGGGGGGTGACAAATCCCCAGGGCAGCCAAGCTGTGAGCTCCCCAGGGAGGTCCTCTCGCATCTCTGCCACTTTGTCCCAGGAAAGGGTCACAGCGTCTCCCCACCATCTGAAGGGATGCTCAGCGACTTCAGGGGGACCAGATGTCACCTGGCTGGATTCTGGTGCCagccctcagccttccctgccCCTGGCCATAGGGAAGCTGCCCTGGGATgtgggagccagcagcagcagtggcaggcaGAGGGATAAAAGGGAAACCCACACGCTGACCTTGGACCAGCttagggaaagggaaaagggagggacAAAACCACCTGCCTggctctgagctctgtgccaggctgcagcGCTCAATTCTTTTTCCACAGCTGAAGTTGTCTCTAATTGTTGGTAtgtctgccccagccccagcgtgACCCACGGACACGAGTGGGCTCTGATGTAACTCCGTGtcctcccctgtccctgctgcagatCCTGTTCATGTTCGTGTTCCCCGTGCTGGTTTTATACCTGAGTTCTGTGTACATGGGTgtaacttgtttttcttttttgtaggTTTTTAGTATGTTTGTAACCGGACAAAATGGTGTTATCAAACTGAAACTTGTATCTTCAGTGGATAAATCAATCAAACCCCCTCCAGCTCTGCTTGGTTTCTTTCTGATGGGGTGGCTGGAAGGTGAGGGGGTGTCGGggggctgccctgtgcccatGTGGGTCTGAGGGTTCCTGCTCACTCTGAGGGAGATTTTTGGCCATTTAGCAGCAGCAAAGGGGGTGGATGTGCCCACCAAGGGTGGTAGAGGTGGCTGGAGGCATTTTAGCACTGcggtggggagggaagggtcTGCCCCTCCTCCAGGCTCTTCACTTGGCTTCCAGGTACATCCTGGAAAGCAGCAGGGTCTCTCCCTGCATCAGGAGCTATTCCTGTGCCTTTGGCAGCCCAGCCAGTCCAAAATGCTTGCTAATGGCCACAACGTGCAGCAACCACGACCACCAAGGACTGTGAGACTGTTCCCAGCCTGTAAAAATAACAaacagctccctgagcagcagcagcccagttTTCCACATCTCAGTCCCTGgcggctcctcctgcccctctcgCTGAGGCTGGATCACGTTGCAGGGAGATGGAGCCCAGAAGGGTTGGGTCACTTTGTGGTTTCTCCCCGTGGGTCTTTCCagctcccttttttttttgcaaaacagGCCCTGTCAAGTTCAGTTGACACTGGCCAATATTTCCAAAGTTGTTGGCAgaggatggacagacagacagacagacagactcGTGCTATGGTCCCAATAGCCCCATTGCTGTGGAGGCTTGGAAAACAAATTCAAGCAATCCTGTTTATTGTGCTTCTCTTTACCCCAAATCCAGGACCatcttccagggatgggaaaacCCATCCCATCAGGGTGGTAGAAAATAGCAGCACCTCAccacaaataattttaagggGAGCAATCCCAGCTTTGGACTGAGGCTGGGGGGACACTGTTCTGAGAGGGAGGAGGGCAGAGATTGGTGCCTTGGAGGCTGCTCAGGGTCTTGGGGAGCCTGGTGCCAACTTCTCCTGTTGGGCTGAGGGCAACAATTCTGTTCTCCAGCCCCCCAAGTTGGAGAAAGCAGCAATTGAGTGGTGCAGTTTTGCATGGGCAGGCACCTGAGCTACTCTGGAGTCCCCAAGCCACAATTAGAAGGGTGGCCTTGCAAGAGGaacctttttctttcctacagCTTCACAAAACTGAGCCAAACCAGCCATGGCCACAGAGAAGGGATCCAGAGGCCTGCTCATGTGGGGAGAGAAATAAGTGCCTGGTTCAATCTGTCTTCTCCTGCTGTGTCTTTTCTTGTGGGGTAAAAAGCTACTTGGTGCTGTTAATGTGATTAATAAGCCATCCTCGGAGTCTCTGCCACATCCTGTACATGCTTCCAGGCAGAAGTGAACAGTCAGCAAAGCCTGCACGCTGCTCTGCTCCAGATGGGAACCATCAGCTGGGAAACCACGAGCAGAAGGActcagctctgcagtggggAGGCTGCAGTGGGCACCCAAAGCTCCCAAGCCTTTGCACGCTGAGCTGAGGGTAGCCAGGACCAGCAGTGGCCAGAGGGTGTTAAAATGGGGCTGTTTTTTTCAAACAGCTTGTTGAAAAGGAGCAGGGAATTTCAGCATTACCTTGCAGGGAGAAAATATGTACACAGCCCTTCACTTCGTACTAATATTTACCCCCAGATCCTGTCACGTCAGGGTGGCTGTGACGATCACACCCTGACCCAGGCCCTGTGGCCTCACCAgagctctgccagtgctgctggaaaaggAGGCTGAGGCTCACACCACACCAGAAAATCGGCTGGGACAATGGGCTCACACCCTCACTGCCCTGTGCCCGTGGAGTGCTAAACCCACCTTGTTCCCAAATGTCCCAGCCTGGggatgctgccctgcaggagccaCCCTTCACCCAAGGGAGCTGGTGGAGGTCCAGCTCTGAGAAAGCAGCTTGGTGGCCCCAGTTTtgtggctgggagatggagggaaggagggattTGATAGCTGAGGCGTGGCACAGGgtgtgctgcagctccagggaaggATCTCCATCCCCAGCAGTGGCCACagggcccctgctcctgccacaagCCGGGGCAGTGGTGGCTCCaccatcctcctgctgctgtggcaccAGAGGTGACACATCTGCACCGTGTGTCTGCATCCTGCTGGTCACTGTGAGGGACAGGCAGAAATGCAGCTGCAGGGGGGAGGTTAGGAAAGAGAATATGCAATAACTGCAGTGCAGTTTTTATTATGGCTATTGAAATTCCTAGGAAACCCCATCCCACGGAAGCTGGCAGTGAGGAGAAGTGCTGCCATGGGTgtggggtggcacagggtgagAAGCCTTGGGAGACAGAGCTTGCAGATCCCCACCAGCTTGAAGGACATGTCCCTTCTTCCTCTGTGTTATCTGCACCGGGATAAGAGCCAGGAGCTCCAGGAATCCTCCATGGCCACCCTCACCAGTGCGGGGGTTTTGGTGGCTCCTGGCTCTGAGCAAAGCccccagggagaagaaaaaaaggcaggaaaacacCCTGGCAGCCCAGTGGGGCTGACAGTGAGCAGGAGCCAGCCCTTCCTTCCGCGCCCGGCTCCCCTTCAGCTGCGCCGGCTGATTTGGTTTATCTGAGCAGCGCTGGATGTAAACGCTGTCAGCGCCGGCCGGGATTAATTCCCGGGAGTTTGGCAGCCGAGATGAAATAACAGCGCCGCGGGAGGGGGTGGAGGAAGGGGGGGAAGCGCACATCTCAGACTGAAAAATCCTCCCGGTTAATTTACAGCCGGgtttctcttctcccaggcactCGGGAGAGAGAGCGAAGCCgggggcagag
The DNA window shown above is from Lonchura striata isolate bLonStr1 chromosome 19, bLonStr1.mat, whole genome shotgun sequence and carries:
- the CYGB gene encoding cytoglobin, encoding MEKVQGEMEIERWERSEEISDAEKKVIQEIWSRVYANCEDVGVSILIRFFVNFPSAKQYFSQFKHMEDPLEMERSLQLRKHARRVMGAINTVVENLNDSEKVSSVLALVGKAHALKHKVEPIYFKKLTGVMLEVIAEEYPNDFTPEAHGAWTKMKTLIYTHVTAAYKEVGWAQYPSATL